One Oryzomonas sagensis DNA segment encodes these proteins:
- a CDS encoding NurA domain-containing protein, protein MSYSAGRRPYEAASKASHHHIINDSAVQSLMGRIYMPRRDDAINPLDICCDYLPPQTNPVEAVIAVDGGYTEVVVEQKYPSRLIHFLQFGALMFKTDDLRTLERAPFIAPEDMSKLKNIQRLKLALPTKGIRLDEEITLKGSILKTIYEFFRDNNLAEAQSLLDTLAWFIFRRYKGGQRQDEDKKWVLATNPLSPTGERVTLIESQMDSDYTFPCPETGGRIFLTDVFRLHEVIDEETGAGGILGYLVNAIEHLIIVHLVRNLLLRQPDVLQKVFFIKDGPTGLFGQTARLHEPMRDLVTWLLDSHNIYLAGFEKSGAFVEHAQAIQQIIPSGKVIILTDDYIYRHILPGNPDPTDPPYASTSNYGHKVIFKTPAGQMHVVSIPVKELKKQPSVNDIPNLQAILANVELLHCDMYDSALFPVALVNKLVSLSAYPSQRILQKFATSSIG, encoded by the coding sequence AATCTATATGCCACGTCGGGACGATGCAATAAATCCTCTGGATATTTGTTGTGACTACTTGCCACCTCAAACCAATCCTGTAGAGGCCGTTATTGCTGTTGATGGTGGCTATACAGAAGTTGTTGTTGAACAAAAGTATCCTTCAAGGCTTATTCACTTCCTTCAGTTCGGGGCATTGATGTTCAAGACTGACGATCTGAGAACTTTGGAAAGAGCGCCTTTTATTGCACCTGAAGACATGAGCAAACTAAAAAATATTCAGCGACTCAAATTAGCACTTCCAACAAAGGGTATTCGGCTTGATGAAGAAATAACTCTCAAGGGATCAATTCTCAAAACAATTTATGAGTTTTTTCGAGATAACAACCTCGCTGAAGCTCAAAGTCTTCTTGATACATTGGCTTGGTTTATTTTCAGACGGTATAAGGGCGGGCAAAGGCAAGATGAAGATAAAAAATGGGTCTTAGCTACTAATCCGTTAAGTCCAACAGGTGAAAGGGTTACTTTGATTGAGTCTCAGATGGACTCCGATTACACCTTCCCATGTCCTGAAACGGGTGGACGTATCTTTCTGACGGATGTTTTCCGGTTACATGAAGTCATCGACGAGGAAACAGGGGCGGGTGGTATCCTGGGTTATCTGGTTAATGCAATCGAGCATCTGATTATTGTTCATCTTGTGCGAAACCTGCTATTACGCCAGCCGGATGTGTTGCAGAAGGTGTTTTTTATTAAAGATGGGCCAACTGGCTTATTTGGTCAGACAGCAAGACTCCACGAACCCATGAGAGATCTTGTAACTTGGCTTCTTGACAGTCATAATATCTATCTTGCAGGTTTTGAAAAAAGCGGTGCATTCGTTGAGCATGCACAAGCCATCCAGCAAATAATCCCTTCGGGTAAAGTAATCATACTGACAGACGATTATATTTACCGCCATATTTTACCTGGAAATCCTGATCCTACAGATCCCCCTTATGCTTCAACATCAAATTATGGCCATAAGGTCATTTTTAAAACTCCTGCTGGTCAAATGCATGTTGTCTCTATCCCTGTCAAGGAATTGAAAAAACAGCCGTCTGTTAATGACATTCCAAACTTACAAGCCATTTTGGCAAACGTAGAGTTGTTACATTGCGACATGTACGATTCAGCCCTTTTCCCTGTTGCACTTGTCAATAAGCTTGTTAGTCTTTCTGCATATCCGAGTCAGAGAATACTTCAAAAGTTCGCTACAAGCTCAATTGGATGA
- a CDS encoding B12-binding domain-containing radical SAM protein, producing the protein MKILFTTLHAKYSHASLALPCLAAYCRTIPGVAVVIREWTTNEPREQLLRHIMSEQADMVAFSCYIWNIEKTLRIASDIKKIAPDTRIVLGGPEASFNIFELMHDNPAVDFVVKGEGERVFHQLTTTLMEHGGSNLLERSLGEIDNLYFRDGDDITSGPLGKHFLELDTVPSPFEAGLVDLKKPLIYYETSRGCPFACAFCLSAAEGHVRSFGPERIKSDLTLLMGHKVANIKLVDRTFNFDAQRANRIWEFILEHNRGSHFHFEISADLLTDANLDLLKRVPPDTFRFEIGVQSASETTLLRVGRKTDLGRIFDAVRRLRAETNIELHLDLIAGLPGEDFTGFLASLRAVADLNPHMIQIEPLKVLKGSAMREIASRDDYHFSGFPPYTILRNPWLAFADISRIETIGRLLDLFYNHDGFTATLALLRRTIDTASLFDRLARQAGNDNLSGLSTRRVYELFARLAEPLVDDATRRLLHDALFFDYCRHEMPLMGKLPSFAAERQADCTWPALRDLPNPPDLPADSRVKAFRCTFLRDYRCEEWKNGAVGITFVYASGTGRGLRVLVV; encoded by the coding sequence ATGAAAATCCTCTTTACCACGCTCCACGCCAAATACTCCCACGCCTCCCTGGCGCTCCCCTGTCTGGCGGCATACTGCCGCACCATCCCCGGCGTAGCGGTCGTCATCCGGGAGTGGACCACCAACGAGCCGCGCGAACAGCTCTTGCGCCATATCATGTCCGAACAGGCGGACATGGTGGCCTTTTCCTGCTACATCTGGAATATCGAAAAGACCCTGCGTATCGCCTCCGACATCAAAAAGATCGCACCGGATACGCGCATCGTCCTGGGCGGCCCGGAGGCATCCTTCAACATCTTCGAGTTGATGCACGACAATCCGGCCGTGGACTTCGTGGTCAAGGGCGAGGGGGAGCGGGTCTTCCACCAGCTGACCACAACCCTCATGGAGCACGGCGGCAGCAATCTCCTGGAGCGTTCCCTGGGGGAGATCGACAACCTGTATTTCCGCGACGGCGACGACATCACCTCCGGCCCGCTCGGCAAACATTTTCTGGAGCTGGACACGGTCCCCTCCCCCTTCGAGGCGGGACTGGTGGACCTGAAGAAACCGCTGATCTACTACGAGACCTCCCGCGGCTGCCCCTTTGCCTGCGCCTTCTGCCTCTCGGCCGCCGAGGGGCACGTCCGTTCCTTTGGCCCGGAACGCATCAAAAGCGACCTGACCCTCCTCATGGGGCACAAGGTGGCCAATATCAAGCTGGTGGACCGCACCTTCAACTTCGACGCCCAGCGGGCCAACCGGATCTGGGAATTCATCCTGGAGCACAACCGGGGCAGCCACTTCCATTTCGAGATCTCCGCCGACCTGTTGACCGATGCGAACCTGGACCTGCTGAAGCGCGTCCCCCCCGACACGTTCCGCTTCGAGATCGGCGTCCAGTCGGCCTCGGAAACCACCCTGCTGCGGGTCGGCCGCAAAACGGACCTGGGCCGCATCTTCGACGCCGTCCGCCGCCTGCGGGCCGAGACCAACATCGAACTGCACCTGGACCTGATCGCCGGGCTGCCGGGCGAGGACTTCACCGGCTTTCTCGCCTCCCTGCGCGCCGTGGCCGACCTGAACCCGCACATGATCCAGATCGAACCGCTCAAGGTGCTCAAGGGCTCTGCCATGCGGGAGATCGCCAGCCGGGACGACTACCATTTTTCCGGGTTCCCCCCCTACACGATCCTGCGCAACCCGTGGCTCGCCTTTGCCGACATCAGCCGCATCGAAACCATCGGGCGCCTGCTGGACCTGTTTTACAACCACGACGGCTTTACCGCGACGCTGGCGCTCTTGCGGCGCACCATCGACACCGCCTCCCTCTTCGACCGCCTGGCGCGGCAGGCGGGCAACGACAACCTCTCCGGCCTCTCCACCCGGCGCGTGTACGAACTGTTCGCCCGTCTGGCGGAGCCGCTGGTAGACGACGCAACGCGGCGTCTGCTGCACGACGCGCTCTTCTTCGACTATTGCCGCCACGAGATGCCGCTCATGGGCAAGCTCCCCTCCTTTGCCGCCGAACGCCAGGCGGACTGCACCTGGCCGGCCCTGCGCGACCTGCCCAATCCCCCGGACCTGCCGGCGGACAGCCGGGTAAAGGCCTTCCGCTGTACGTTTTTAAGGGATTATCGTTGCGAGGAGTGGAAGAACGGGGCGGTGGGGATTACCTTCGTGTACGCCTCCGGGACGGGGCGGGGGCTGCGGGTGCTGGTGGTGTAG
- a CDS encoding CapA family protein, whose product MKRISALAILTAILLVAMPLCVHGQEIVIGAVGDIMLAGRWAPFLKSKGYDHPFGGVTAALAGSDINLANLESPIANRGREFTTKKFRFRAEPEVARAVRTAGFNLVTLANNHSMDFGAAALTETMANLETADITWIGAGENLAEARRMALFTVKGKKIAFLGYSLTQPVEFFAARQRPGTAPGYDTIFTPDIAKARREADYVIVSFHWGKEGQATPTPFQRSIAHKAIDAGADVIIGHHPHVLQGIERYEKGIIFYSLGNFTFASTSRTADQSVIIRLRLDDTRREAEILPLDVLYRRVGFQPRLLSGKPAASVIERLNSLSKALTTEIKSHDKSYFVSF is encoded by the coding sequence ATGAAACGGATATCAGCCCTCGCCATACTAACCGCAATCCTGCTCGTCGCCATGCCGCTGTGCGTCCATGGCCAGGAGATCGTCATCGGCGCGGTCGGCGACATCATGCTGGCCGGCCGGTGGGCACCGTTCCTGAAGAGCAAGGGGTACGACCACCCCTTTGGCGGGGTGACGGCGGCCCTGGCCGGGAGCGACATCAACCTGGCAAACCTGGAATCCCCCATCGCGAACCGGGGGAGAGAATTCACCACCAAAAAATTCCGCTTCCGGGCCGAGCCGGAGGTGGCCAGGGCCGTGCGCACGGCGGGCTTCAACCTGGTCACCCTGGCGAACAACCACAGCATGGATTTCGGCGCCGCGGCTTTGACCGAGACCATGGCCAACCTGGAGACGGCCGACATCACCTGGATCGGCGCCGGCGAGAACCTGGCCGAGGCGCGCAGGATGGCGCTCTTTACCGTCAAGGGGAAAAAGATCGCCTTTCTGGGCTATTCCCTGACCCAGCCGGTGGAGTTTTTCGCCGCCCGGCAGCGCCCCGGAACCGCACCGGGCTACGACACCATCTTTACCCCCGATATTGCCAAGGCGCGCAGGGAGGCGGATTACGTGATCGTCTCCTTCCATTGGGGCAAGGAGGGGCAGGCCACGCCGACCCCCTTTCAACGCAGCATCGCCCACAAGGCCATCGACGCGGGCGCGGACGTGATCATCGGGCACCACCCCCATGTGCTGCAGGGCATCGAGCGTTACGAAAAGGGCATCATCTTCTACAGCCTGGGCAACTTCACCTTTGCCAGCACGAGCAGGACAGCCGACCAGAGCGTCATCATCCGCCTGCGCCTGGACGACACGCGGCGCGAGGCGGAAATACTGCCGCTGGACGTACTCTACCGACGGGTAGGGTTTCAGCCCCGGCTGTTGTCGGGGAAACCGGCCGCAAGCGTCATAGAACGATTGAATTCCCTGTCGAAAGCGCTTACAACAGAGATCAAATCCCACGACAAGTCATACTTTGTGAGTTTCTGA
- the serS gene encoding serine--tRNA ligase: MLDMKFIRENLDEAERRLATRGGAPYLERFRNLDERRLALLREGESLKAVKNSVSEEIGKVKDKSLVQDKILEMREVSGRIKALDEELKQVDDELTGVLMTVPNLPDPTTPLGRSENDNVVVRNWGEPKPLDFPAKPHWEIGEGLGILDFERAAKITGARFTLYRGAGARLERALTSFMLDLHTEQHGYTEVLPPFMVNRDSMTATGQLPKFEEDLFKLADPEYFLIPTAEVPVTNIHRGEILKRSDLPICYTAYTPCFRREAGSYGKDTRGLIRQHQFNKVELVKFTHPSESATELEKLTANAEKVLQLLELPYRVMALCSGDIGFSAAKTYDLEVWLPGQSCYREISSCSTFGDFQARRAGIRFREDEKAKPEFVHTLNGSGLAVGRTVVAVLENYQQADGSVLVPAVLRPYMGGLERIA; the protein is encoded by the coding sequence ATGCTTGACATGAAATTTATCCGTGAAAACCTGGACGAGGCCGAACGCCGTCTGGCTACCCGCGGGGGCGCTCCCTACCTGGAACGGTTCCGTAACCTGGATGAGCGGCGCCTCGCGCTGCTTCGGGAGGGCGAATCGCTCAAGGCCGTCAAGAATAGCGTCTCCGAGGAGATCGGCAAGGTCAAGGACAAGAGCCTGGTTCAGGACAAGATCCTGGAGATGCGCGAGGTGTCCGGCAGGATCAAGGCGCTGGACGAGGAACTCAAACAGGTGGATGACGAGTTGACCGGCGTCCTCATGACCGTGCCCAACCTGCCCGACCCCACAACGCCGCTGGGGAGATCGGAAAACGACAACGTGGTGGTCAGGAACTGGGGCGAGCCGAAGCCGCTCGATTTCCCGGCCAAGCCCCATTGGGAGATCGGCGAGGGACTGGGCATCTTGGATTTCGAACGGGCCGCCAAGATCACCGGCGCGCGCTTCACCCTCTACCGGGGCGCCGGGGCGCGCCTGGAACGCGCCCTGACCAGCTTCATGCTCGACCTGCATACGGAACAGCACGGTTATACGGAGGTGCTGCCCCCCTTCATGGTCAACCGCGACTCCATGACCGCCACCGGCCAGCTGCCCAAGTTCGAGGAAGACCTGTTCAAGCTGGCGGACCCGGAATACTTCCTCATCCCCACGGCCGAGGTGCCGGTGACCAATATCCACCGGGGCGAGATCCTCAAGCGTTCCGACCTGCCGATCTGCTACACCGCCTATACCCCCTGTTTCCGGCGCGAGGCCGGTTCCTACGGCAAGGATACCCGCGGACTGATCCGGCAGCACCAGTTCAACAAGGTGGAGCTGGTCAAGTTCACCCACCCCTCCGAGTCGGCGACCGAGTTGGAAAAGCTGACGGCCAACGCGGAAAAGGTCCTGCAACTGCTGGAACTCCCCTACCGGGTGATGGCCCTGTGCAGCGGCGACATCGGCTTTTCCGCCGCCAAGACCTATGACCTGGAGGTCTGGCTGCCGGGGCAGAGCTGCTACCGCGAGATCTCCTCATGCAGCACCTTCGGCGATTTCCAGGCGCGGCGGGCCGGTATCCGTTTCCGCGAGGACGAAAAGGCCAAGCCGGAGTTCGTCCACACCTTGAACGGCTCGGGCCTGGCCGTAGGCCGGACCGTGGTGGCCGTGCTGGAGAACTACCAGCAGGCGGACGGCTCGGTGCTCGTCCCTGCCGTGCTGCGCCCCTACATGGGGGGGCTGGAGCGGATCGCCTGA
- a CDS encoding MFS transporter yields the protein MMGRPACLTILEERNVRLYLGGQLVSLSGTWMQSVAQGWLIYSLTHSPFWLALSAVALTAPVSLLALMGGAQADRGDRRRLLIITQAVALLPALLLGLLTQNGMITAPWIVVLSLITGTVNAFDLPARQALWGRLVQPECLLSALSLNAVVFNATRIMGPLLAGSIIAAWGTATCFYLNAASFMVGIGTLLAMEHAAGTPPAKAKGTRNSYRDELYDGLRYVAAEKDIARIIVLVAILSVFGIPFVPLLPFFADGILHVGPQGLGMLGSSSGAGALAAAVVIALRGELPHKGRLLVAAGLVFAVCLLVFARSQAYFASMLALLFIGAGIVLLLALTSCLLQRRCPDVLRGRVMGIYTLVLIGMAPFGHFLMGLLTTTVGAARALSVCSTICLTAVLVMARPISRMV from the coding sequence ATGATGGGCCGTCCAGCATGCCTCACCATACTGGAAGAACGTAACGTACGCCTCTATCTGGGAGGGCAACTGGTCTCGCTTTCCGGCACCTGGATGCAGTCGGTTGCCCAGGGCTGGTTAATCTACAGCCTGACGCACTCCCCCTTCTGGCTGGCGCTTTCGGCGGTAGCCTTGACTGCGCCCGTTTCCCTGTTGGCTCTCATGGGAGGGGCACAGGCGGACCGCGGCGACCGGCGGCGGCTTTTGATCATCACGCAAGCAGTGGCGTTGCTGCCGGCACTATTGTTGGGTCTCCTGACTCAAAACGGAATGATCACGGCTCCCTGGATCGTGGTTCTGTCCCTGATTACGGGAACGGTCAACGCTTTTGACCTGCCGGCCCGTCAGGCTCTGTGGGGCAGGCTGGTCCAACCGGAATGCCTGTTGAGCGCCCTTTCCCTAAACGCCGTTGTTTTCAACGCAACCCGCATCATGGGGCCGTTGCTGGCCGGAAGCATCATTGCCGCTTGGGGCACCGCCACATGTTTTTACCTGAATGCAGCCAGCTTTATGGTTGGCATCGGCACGTTGTTGGCCATGGAACATGCCGCCGGCACGCCACCAGCAAAGGCGAAGGGAACCCGCAACAGCTACCGGGATGAATTGTACGACGGACTGCGCTATGTTGCCGCCGAAAAAGACATTGCCCGAATCATTGTCCTAGTGGCGATACTCAGCGTTTTCGGTATACCCTTTGTCCCGTTGCTCCCGTTTTTTGCCGATGGTATCTTGCACGTCGGTCCGCAAGGATTGGGTATGCTAGGGTCTTCCTCTGGCGCCGGCGCCCTGGCAGCAGCAGTTGTGATCGCCCTGCGAGGCGAATTGCCGCATAAGGGCCGACTGTTGGTGGCTGCAGGTCTGGTATTTGCGGTCTGCTTGCTGGTCTTCGCACGCTCGCAGGCCTACTTCGCCTCCATGCTGGCGCTGCTCTTTATCGGCGCCGGGATCGTCCTCCTGCTTGCACTGACCAGTTGCCTGCTGCAGCGGCGCTGTCCCGACGTCCTGCGCGGCCGGGTCATGGGGATATATACCCTCGTGCTGATCGGCATGGCCCCCTTTGGTCATTTCCTGATGGGCTTGCTGACCACGACCGTAGGTGCTGCCAGGGCACTCTCCGTCTGCTCGACCATTTGTCTTACCGCCGTACTTGTCATGGCCCGCCCCATCAGTCGGATGGTCTAA
- a CDS encoding flavocytochrome c, which produces MKRFKRSVPLLFFPALVVLTPMVWAATGDGMLADLHAKKEFKCAACHGNDKKITVDDNETTVNKNCTACHGSLAEMATHTKEHINPHKSHLGEINCTTCHHGHASSWAYCLNCHTYDMKIPAGGGQPWQKLPPAAEKGKAGNRQAEQADVIIIGAGATGLTAAITAHDAGAKVVVLEKQPITGGNSMLAAGGMNAAGTSFQKAKGIADSVELMYQDTMKGGHNINDPELARILATNSAASVDWLSSIGADMSDVGRMGGASVARTHRPNGGSAVGAHVIDVLRRNAAYRNIDIRVNSKAVKLIEDKQGRVVAVQVEGKHSGLYTIKAKSVVLTTGGFSANPEKVAYYRPDYKGMTTSNQPGATGDGIDLGVGAGGELKDMKEIQIHPTVAAGSRILITEAVRGNGAILVNHDGKRFVNELTTRDKASAAILAQNGKSAFLVFDEGIRKSLKQIDGYFHLQLVKESATIQELATAIKVPADALDATVAAYNKAYDGKNDPDFKRPDIPRPLRTAKYYAIEVKPGVHYTMGGLKVNAAAQVIAKNGTPIPGFYAAGEGTGGVHGANRLGGNSISQTITFGRIAGVNAAKQAIEKK; this is translated from the coding sequence ATGAAACGTTTCAAACGGAGTGTGCCGTTGCTATTTTTCCCAGCATTGGTCGTACTGACACCTATGGTGTGGGCCGCCACCGGCGATGGTATGCTTGCCGACCTGCATGCGAAAAAGGAATTCAAATGTGCGGCGTGCCATGGAAACGACAAGAAGATTACGGTCGATGACAACGAAACAACCGTCAACAAGAACTGTACCGCCTGCCACGGCTCACTTGCCGAAATGGCGACGCATACCAAGGAGCACATCAATCCGCACAAGTCTCATCTGGGCGAAATCAATTGTACCACCTGTCATCACGGGCATGCTTCATCGTGGGCCTATTGCCTTAACTGCCATACCTACGATATGAAGATACCCGCTGGCGGGGGACAACCTTGGCAAAAACTGCCACCGGCCGCGGAAAAAGGAAAAGCCGGCAACCGCCAGGCCGAGCAGGCTGATGTCATCATTATTGGTGCGGGAGCTACCGGCTTGACAGCCGCTATTACTGCCCATGACGCCGGAGCAAAGGTCGTGGTACTCGAAAAGCAACCGATCACGGGCGGGAACAGCATGCTGGCCGCTGGCGGAATGAATGCCGCCGGGACGTCTTTTCAGAAGGCCAAGGGGATTGCCGACTCCGTGGAGCTCATGTATCAGGACACCATGAAGGGCGGCCACAACATTAACGATCCCGAGTTGGCAAGGATACTGGCAACAAACTCGGCCGCCTCTGTCGACTGGCTATCCTCCATCGGCGCAGACATGAGTGACGTGGGCAGGATGGGGGGCGCCAGCGTCGCACGTACTCATCGCCCCAACGGCGGATCAGCGGTAGGAGCACACGTAATAGACGTTCTGCGCAGGAACGCCGCCTATCGCAATATCGACATTCGGGTCAACAGCAAGGCAGTCAAGCTAATTGAGGACAAACAGGGGCGAGTTGTCGCGGTTCAGGTGGAAGGCAAACACAGCGGTCTCTATACCATCAAGGCCAAGTCGGTGGTGCTGACCACCGGTGGTTTCTCCGCCAATCCCGAGAAAGTGGCTTATTATCGGCCCGATTATAAAGGGATGACCACATCAAATCAACCCGGCGCAACGGGCGACGGCATTGACCTGGGTGTCGGCGCCGGCGGCGAGTTGAAGGACATGAAGGAGATCCAGATTCACCCGACCGTTGCGGCCGGCAGCCGGATCCTGATCACCGAAGCGGTGCGCGGCAATGGCGCCATTTTGGTAAATCACGACGGGAAGCGTTTCGTTAACGAACTGACGACCCGCGACAAGGCATCGGCCGCTATTCTGGCCCAGAATGGCAAATCGGCGTTCCTGGTGTTCGATGAAGGTATCCGCAAGAGCCTCAAGCAGATCGACGGCTATTTTCACCTGCAACTGGTGAAGGAAAGCGCCACCATCCAGGAACTTGCCACTGCCATCAAGGTTCCGGCGGATGCCCTGGATGCAACAGTGGCGGCCTACAACAAGGCTTACGACGGGAAAAACGATCCGGACTTCAAGCGTCCCGACATCCCCCGTCCGTTGCGAACCGCCAAATACTATGCCATTGAGGTCAAGCCGGGCGTGCACTACACCATGGGGGGGCTTAAGGTCAATGCCGCTGCCCAGGTCATTGCCAAAAACGGCACGCCGATTCCCGGTTTCTATGCAGCGGGTGAGGGAACCGGCGGGGTGCATGGTGCGAACCGTCTGGGCGGCAACTCCATTTCCCAAACCATCACCTTTGGGCGCATTGCCGGTGTAAATGCAGCCAAACAAGCCATAGAAAAGAAGTAG
- a CDS encoding porin: MKRLGVLLGVALIAAQAGPVSAKSLEDVLKEKGVITEDDYKNIQKSSPIKYKLGDGFTFTSADGKFSTSIGGVYQLRYTLMDLDDVNNTAAKRAQDYSKFELKRIKLHFNGYAYSPDLTYKMQLNFANIAGGTTNNGGLLEFAWLNYRLRDEIQLRFGQDKVQFGRQWITSSDAQQFVDTSAVTSAFVPGYDTGVMIHGKIAGGLVNYNIGGYGGVGQNTYRTTTDNSFAARLAVNPLGDVKYSESDVEYSVNPLVSFGANFFRDTIYNGETNNLFFAKSTSWYGLGSSLMTKKFSAGEPLDFNTAGADAVFKWRGFSATGEYFFAEADGQTSKNRLRADGFYAQAGYFVIPKTVELAYRYSYIDPNRDVTNDHWVENTGAVSWYINKQNLKIQADYTNIHKQAAIASTSGKNATDDQQVRFQVQMQF; encoded by the coding sequence ATGAAAAGGTTGGGCGTTTTGCTGGGGGTGGCCCTGATCGCGGCCCAGGCCGGCCCTGTTTCGGCGAAGAGCCTTGAGGACGTGCTGAAGGAGAAGGGTGTCATCACCGAGGATGATTACAAAAATATTCAGAAGAGCAGCCCGATTAAATACAAGCTGGGTGATGGGTTCACCTTCACCTCGGCCGACGGGAAGTTCAGCACTTCCATTGGGGGTGTGTATCAGCTCCGCTACACCCTGATGGATCTGGACGATGTTAACAACACCGCCGCCAAACGGGCACAGGACTACAGCAAATTCGAACTGAAACGCATCAAGCTCCACTTCAATGGCTATGCCTATTCCCCTGACCTGACCTACAAGATGCAACTGAATTTCGCCAACATCGCCGGCGGCACCACCAACAATGGCGGCCTACTGGAGTTTGCCTGGCTGAACTACCGCCTGCGCGACGAGATCCAGCTCCGTTTCGGCCAGGACAAGGTCCAGTTCGGCCGGCAGTGGATCACATCTTCCGATGCCCAGCAGTTCGTCGATACGTCGGCGGTAACGAGCGCCTTTGTCCCGGGATATGACACCGGGGTGATGATCCACGGCAAGATTGCCGGCGGCCTGGTCAACTACAACATCGGCGGTTATGGCGGGGTGGGGCAGAACACCTACCGCACCACCACGGATAACTCCTTTGCCGCCCGGCTCGCCGTCAACCCCCTGGGCGACGTGAAATACTCCGAATCCGACGTGGAATACAGCGTGAACCCGCTCGTATCCTTCGGCGCCAACTTCTTCCGGGACACTATCTACAACGGCGAAACCAACAACCTCTTCTTTGCCAAGAGCACCAGTTGGTATGGGCTCGGCAGCAGCCTCATGACAAAGAAATTCAGCGCCGGCGAACCGCTCGACTTCAACACGGCCGGCGCGGATGCGGTCTTCAAATGGCGTGGTTTTTCGGCCACCGGGGAATACTTTTTCGCAGAAGCCGATGGCCAGACCTCCAAGAACAGACTGCGCGCCGATGGCTTCTACGCCCAGGCCGGCTATTTTGTGATTCCCAAGACGGTCGAGTTGGCCTACCGCTATTCATACATTGACCCGAACCGGGATGTGACCAACGACCACTGGGTGGAGAACACCGGCGCGGTGTCGTGGTACATCAACAAACAAAATCTGAAGATCCAGGCCGATTACACCAATATCCACAAGCAGGCCGCCATCGCCTCCACGAGCGGCAAAAACGCCACCGACGATCAGCAGGTGCGTTTCCAGGTCCAGATGCAGTTCTAA